In Palaemon carinicauda isolate YSFRI2023 chromosome 38, ASM3689809v2, whole genome shotgun sequence, a single window of DNA contains:
- the LOC137630128 gene encoding protein atonal-like has product MMAMDTRVYRWRNPPSFSDLCAEDFSGLVRSDLAQNEYFEAYSDGCDTPCGSPGSIEAPPSPAHQHYVNVTPTPVYTDLSSPAPPNSYIAGNYYGCENQSYYPSVENTRETPFVQPATYEFQDSVAAANEKTNAAFTPVNYENFWPNGQSLHNPSTGVAEGGIYPSSGGPHKMETRTETLIHSQGIFDRKPLRIRRRQHKHLNTDVKKKRRLQANARERRRMNGLNSAFERLREVVPALGNDRKLSKFETLQMAQTYITALAELLKRDT; this is encoded by the coding sequence ATGATGGCTATGGATACGCGAGTGTACCGTTGGAGGAATCCGCCGTCATTTAGCGATTTGTGCGCCGAGGATTTCAGTGGTTTAGTAAGAAGTGATCTCGCCCAGAACGAATATTTCGAAGCATACAGCGACGGGTGTGACACCCCCTGTGGCAGTCCTGGGAGCATCGAGGCGCCCCCTAGCCCCGCCCACCAACACTATGTGAACGTCACGCCTACACCGGTTTACACTGACCTTTCCTCACCCGCCCCTCCCAATAGTTACATCGCAGGCAACTACTACGGCTGTGAGAATCAGAGTTATTACCCTTCGGTGGAAAATACGAGAGAGACTCCCTTCGTCCAGCCGGCGACTTATGAATTTCAAGATTCGGTAGCCGCCGCCAATGAGAAGACCAACGCAGCCTTTACGCCCGTCAATTATGAAAACTTCTGGCCGAACGGTCAATCGCTTCACAATCCTTCTACGGGTGTGGCTGAAGGTGGAATATACCCTTCGTCAGGTGGACCTCATAAGATGGAGACGCGGACGGAGACGTTGATCCACTCTCAGGGCATCTTCGACAGGAAGCCCTTGAGGATCCGCAGGAGGCAACACAAACACTTAAACACCGACGTCAAGAAGAAACGAAGGTTGCAGGCTAACGCCCGCGAACGCAGGAGAATGAACGGGCTGAACAGCGCCTTTGAGAGGCTGCGGGAAGTGGTGCCTGCGCTGGGGAACGACAGGAAGCTCTCCAAATTCGAAACACTGCAGATGGCGCAAACCTACATCACCGCCCTTGCGGAGCTCCTGAAGAGAGACACTTAA